In Streptomyces sp. TS71-3, the following proteins share a genomic window:
- a CDS encoding UDP-glucose/GDP-mannose dehydrogenase family protein, with translation MPLKITVIGTGYLGATHAAAMAELGFEVLGLDVVPEKIEMLSRGEVPMYEPGLEELLRAHVAGIEGSSGRLRFTTDFAEVADFGDVHFLCVNTPQKHGEYACDMSYVNAAVDSLSKHLHKPALVVGKSTVPVGSAARLAARIAELAPAGEAVELAWNPEFLREGFAVEDTLHPDRIVVGVASEHAERILREVYAAPVAEGSPFVVTDFPTAELVKTSANSFLATKISFINAMAEVCEAAGGDVAKLAEAIGHDDRIGKKYLRAGIGFGGGCLPKDIRAFMARAGELGADQALTFLREIDSINMRARGQMVAMAREGVGGSFLGRRVAVLGAAFKPDSDDVRDSPALNVAGQIHLQGGQVTVYDPKGMPNAKRVFPTLGYADTALDAMRGADVVLHLTEWREFRELDPAALAPVVARRLVLDGRNALDAELWRAAGWTYRAMGRPTA, from the coding sequence ATGCCTCTCAAGATCACCGTCATCGGTACGGGTTACCTCGGGGCCACCCACGCGGCGGCCATGGCCGAGTTGGGCTTCGAGGTGCTGGGGCTCGACGTCGTGCCCGAGAAGATCGAGATGCTGTCGCGCGGCGAGGTCCCGATGTACGAGCCGGGCCTCGAAGAGCTGCTGCGGGCGCACGTCGCCGGGATCGAGGGCTCCAGCGGGCGGCTGCGCTTCACCACGGACTTCGCCGAGGTCGCGGACTTCGGCGACGTGCACTTCCTGTGCGTGAACACCCCGCAGAAGCACGGCGAGTACGCCTGCGACATGAGCTATGTGAACGCGGCGGTGGACTCGCTCAGCAAGCATCTGCACAAGCCCGCGCTGGTCGTCGGGAAGTCCACGGTGCCGGTCGGCAGCGCGGCCCGTCTCGCGGCCCGGATCGCCGAACTGGCGCCGGCGGGCGAGGCCGTCGAGCTGGCCTGGAACCCGGAGTTCCTGCGCGAGGGGTTCGCCGTCGAGGACACCCTGCACCCGGACCGCATCGTGGTCGGCGTGGCCAGCGAGCACGCCGAGCGGATCCTGCGGGAGGTCTACGCGGCCCCCGTGGCCGAGGGCTCCCCGTTCGTCGTCACGGACTTCCCCACCGCCGAGCTCGTGAAGACCTCGGCGAACTCCTTCCTGGCCACGAAGATCTCCTTCATCAACGCCATGGCGGAGGTCTGCGAGGCGGCCGGCGGCGACGTCGCCAAGCTCGCCGAGGCGATAGGACACGACGACCGGATCGGCAAGAAGTACCTGCGGGCCGGGATCGGCTTCGGCGGCGGGTGCCTGCCCAAGGACATCCGCGCGTTCATGGCCCGCGCCGGGGAGCTCGGCGCCGACCAGGCGCTGACGTTCCTCCGCGAGATCGACTCCATCAACATGCGGGCCCGCGGCCAGATGGTCGCGATGGCACGCGAGGGGGTCGGCGGCTCCTTCCTGGGCAGGCGGGTCGCGGTGCTCGGCGCCGCGTTCAAGCCGGACTCCGACGACGTGCGGGACTCGCCGGCGCTGAACGTCGCCGGCCAGATCCACCTCCAGGGCGGCCAGGTCACCGTCTACGACCCGAAGGGCATGCCCAACGCCAAGCGGGTCTTCCCGACGCTCGGCTACGCCGACACGGCGCTGGATGCGATGCGGGGTGCGGATGTGGTGCTGCACCTGACGGAGTGGCGCGAGTTCCGCGAGCTGGATCCGGCCGCGCTGGCTCCGGTGGTGGCCCGGCGGCTCGTCCTGGACGGCCGCAACGCGTTGGACGCGGAGCTGTGGCGGGCGGCGGGGTGGACGTACCGGGCGATGGGGCGGCCTACGGCCTGA
- a CDS encoding ABC transporter ATP-binding protein, whose protein sequence is MRPTSAAETAPTLHPWPIHARELRVRAGRHLAVDGLDLALKAGVHGLLGPNGAGKTTLMRALATVVKPAGGSLTLLGVRVDGRADLRGVRRGLGYLPQQFGFYPRFTVREFVEYMAWLKEMPKAAIPDAVQRAIDRVGLTGKADTRMKALSGGMVRRAGIAQAIVNDPELLLLDEPTVGLDPEQRLDFRDLLRGLGADSCVLVSTHLVEDVAAACTDVILMNEGRLLFQSTLDDLMARGGQGDAGDSPAERGYSALLRRHRSNA, encoded by the coding sequence TTGCGACCGACGAGTGCCGCCGAAACGGCCCCCACCCTTCACCCCTGGCCCATCCACGCGAGAGAACTGCGCGTCCGAGCCGGCCGGCACCTGGCCGTCGACGGCCTCGACCTGGCTCTGAAGGCCGGCGTGCACGGTCTGCTCGGCCCGAACGGTGCCGGCAAGACCACGCTGATGCGCGCGCTGGCCACCGTCGTCAAGCCCGCCGGCGGCTCCTTGACGCTGCTCGGCGTGCGGGTCGACGGCCGCGCCGACCTGCGCGGGGTGCGACGCGGACTGGGGTATCTGCCGCAGCAGTTCGGCTTCTACCCGCGGTTCACCGTCCGCGAGTTCGTCGAGTACATGGCCTGGCTCAAGGAAATGCCGAAAGCCGCGATACCCGACGCCGTACAACGTGCGATCGATCGGGTGGGCCTCACCGGCAAGGCCGATACCAGGATGAAGGCGCTGTCCGGCGGCATGGTGCGCCGGGCCGGCATCGCCCAGGCCATCGTGAACGACCCCGAGCTGCTGCTGCTCGACGAGCCCACCGTCGGACTGGACCCCGAACAGCGTCTCGACTTCCGCGACCTGCTGCGCGGCCTCGGCGCCGACAGCTGTGTGCTGGTCTCCACCCACCTCGTCGAGGACGTCGCCGCCGCCTGTACCGACGTCATCCTCATGAACGAGGGCCGACTCCTCTTCCAGAGCACCCTCGACGACCTGATGGCCCGCGGCGGCCAGGGCGACGCGGGCGACAGCCCGGCGGAGCGCGGTTACTCCGCGCTCCTGCGCCGGCACAGGAGCAACGCATGA
- a CDS encoding zf-HC2 domain-containing protein has translation MTHPTTMILARYADGGRGLDDAALWSIEAHLDACAQCRGQLAENLTPATTELLDRVAVSLDQAMHTSPPPARRRARAAAVHRRWLAWTLLPWLAVTVAVLGCGVLLNAAEPSLPSLVLLLAPVAPLPGVAVAWSRRIDPAWELIAATPAAGLAMVLRRALAVLVVVLPALLVAGVGTGTSLALILLPCLAFTAATLALGAFVGVRRAAIGLGAAWSTAVLLPSVAAESLSPLLQPGSNAAWAVTTVALAAATPLAATRFRRLTSGN, from the coding sequence ATGACCCATCCCACCACCATGATCCTGGCCCGCTACGCGGACGGCGGGCGCGGGCTCGACGACGCCGCGCTCTGGTCGATCGAGGCGCATCTCGACGCGTGCGCGCAATGCCGCGGGCAACTCGCCGAAAACCTCACCCCCGCCACGACGGAGCTGCTCGACCGTGTCGCCGTCTCGCTCGACCAGGCGATGCACACGAGCCCGCCTCCGGCCCGGCGACGTGCACGAGCAGCGGCCGTGCACCGGCGCTGGCTTGCCTGGACGCTGCTGCCCTGGCTCGCGGTGACCGTCGCGGTGCTGGGCTGCGGCGTGCTTCTCAACGCCGCCGAGCCGAGCCTGCCGTCACTCGTGCTGCTGCTGGCGCCGGTGGCTCCGCTGCCCGGCGTCGCGGTGGCCTGGAGCCGGCGGATCGACCCGGCCTGGGAACTGATCGCCGCCACGCCCGCGGCCGGCCTGGCCATGGTGTTGCGGCGGGCGCTCGCGGTGCTCGTCGTCGTGCTTCCGGCACTGCTGGTGGCGGGTGTGGGCACCGGAACCTCGCTGGCCCTGATTCTGCTGCCGTGCCTGGCGTTCACCGCGGCCACCCTCGCGCTCGGTGCCTTCGTCGGGGTACGGCGCGCGGCGATCGGACTCGGAGCGGCCTGGTCCACGGCCGTCCTGCTGCCGAGCGTGGCGGCCGAATCCCTCTCCCCGCTCCTCCAGCCGGGCAGCAATGCCGCCTGGGCGGTGACGACCGTGGCCCTCGCCGCGGCCACCCCGCTCGCCGCCACTCGCTTCCGCCGCCTGACCAGCGGCAACTGA
- a CDS encoding RNA polymerase sigma factor, with protein sequence MRGIADLDEAGLVRRVAGGDRVAFDELYRRTSPWLAVRLRRRCGDDDVVADVLQDTYLAVWRAAGSYAGSVTEGSAVGWLWTIAANRLVDAFRRRARQERVPSVALVETTAPAAEDEVMASRVDQGLEQALLRLPPELRQVLQAMVLDDLSVRQTAVLLSMPEGTVKTRARRARIALREALS encoded by the coding sequence ATGAGAGGAATTGCGGACCTCGACGAGGCAGGGCTCGTGCGCCGCGTCGCCGGCGGTGACCGGGTGGCGTTCGACGAGTTGTACCGGCGTACCTCGCCCTGGCTGGCGGTGCGGCTCCGCCGCCGCTGCGGTGACGACGACGTCGTCGCCGACGTGCTCCAGGACACCTACCTGGCGGTCTGGCGGGCAGCCGGCAGCTACGCCGGCTCCGTGACCGAGGGCAGTGCGGTCGGCTGGCTCTGGACGATCGCCGCGAACCGTCTCGTCGACGCGTTCCGCCGGCGCGCCCGGCAGGAGCGGGTGCCGAGCGTCGCCCTGGTCGAGACGACCGCGCCGGCCGCCGAGGACGAGGTGATGGCGAGCCGCGTCGACCAGGGCCTCGAACAGGCGCTGCTGCGGCTGCCACCGGAGTTGCGGCAGGTGTTGCAGGCGATGGTGCTCGACGACCTGTCGGTCCGGCAGACGGCGGTGCTGCTCAGCATGCCGGAGGGCACGGTGAAGACCCGCGCGCGGCGGGCCCGGATCGCGCTGCGGGAGGCGCTCTCATGA
- a CDS encoding dipeptidase, with protein MTTASTTSGASGTSEASGVSEASGASGSREASTESAEALAEARELLGEYPVVDGHNDLPHALREQVRYDLDRRDIAADQSAYLHTDLARLRAGGVGAQYWSVYVRGDLAGDAAVSATLEQIDVVEQLIARYPEALAPARTAADMERARAEGRIASLMGAEGGHSINSSLGTLRALHRLGVRYMTLTHNFNVPWADSATDEPGVGGLSAFGREVVREMNRIGMLVDLSHVAAGTMRDALDAAEAPVIFSHSSSRAVCDHPRNIPDDVLERLPANGGVAMATFVPKFVLPAAVAWTRAADENMIAHGLHHLDTTPEAMKVHRAFEERHPRPVATVATVADHLDHMREVAGVDHIGIGGDYDGTAFTPSGLDDVSGYPRLIAELRLRGWSRTDLSKLTWRNAVRVLGAAESVARDVGARRGPSNATIAELDG; from the coding sequence ATGACGACCGCATCCACCACGTCCGGTGCGTCCGGCACGTCCGAGGCGTCCGGCGTATCCGAAGCGTCCGGCGCGTCCGGATCGCGCGAGGCGTCCACCGAGTCCGCGGAGGCGCTGGCCGAGGCGCGTGAGCTGCTGGGGGAGTACCCCGTCGTCGACGGGCACAACGACCTCCCGCACGCGCTGCGCGAGCAGGTCCGCTACGACCTCGACCGGCGTGACATCGCCGCCGACCAGAGCGCGTACCTGCACACGGACCTGGCCCGGCTGCGGGCCGGCGGGGTCGGCGCGCAGTACTGGTCGGTGTACGTCCGCGGCGACCTGGCCGGGGACGCGGCCGTCAGCGCCACTCTGGAGCAGATCGACGTCGTCGAGCAGCTCATCGCCCGCTACCCGGAGGCCCTGGCCCCGGCGCGCACCGCCGCCGACATGGAGCGGGCGCGCGCCGAGGGGCGCATCGCGTCCCTGATGGGCGCGGAGGGCGGCCACTCCATCAACAGCTCGCTGGGCACGCTGCGCGCCCTGCACCGGCTCGGGGTGCGCTACATGACGCTCACCCACAACTTCAACGTCCCCTGGGCGGACTCCGCGACGGACGAGCCGGGCGTCGGGGGCCTGTCGGCGTTCGGCCGCGAGGTGGTGCGGGAGATGAACCGCATCGGCATGCTGGTCGACCTCTCGCACGTCGCCGCCGGCACCATGCGCGACGCGCTGGACGCCGCCGAGGCGCCGGTCATCTTCTCGCACTCCTCGTCGCGCGCCGTCTGCGACCACCCGCGCAACATCCCGGACGACGTCCTGGAGCGGCTGCCCGCGAACGGAGGCGTGGCCATGGCCACGTTCGTCCCCAAGTTCGTGCTGCCGGCGGCGGTCGCCTGGACCCGTGCGGCGGACGAGAACATGATCGCCCACGGCCTGCACCACCTCGACACCACGCCCGAGGCGATGAAGGTGCACCGGGCATTCGAGGAGCGCCACCCGCGCCCGGTCGCGACGGTGGCCACGGTGGCGGACCACCTGGACCACATGCGCGAGGTGGCCGGCGTCGACCACATCGGCATCGGCGGCGACTACGACGGCACGGCCTTCACGCCGAGCGGCCTCGACGATGTCTCCGGCTACCCCCGCCTCATCGCGGAACTCCGTCTCCGCGGCTGGTCCCGCACGGACCTCTCCAAGCTGACCTGGCGGAACGCGGTACGGGTACTGGGCGCGGCGGAGTCCGTGGCACGCGACGTGGGGGCACGCCGGGGGCCGTCCAACGCGACGATCGCGGAGCTCGACGGCTAG
- the purE gene encoding 5-(carboxyamino)imidazole ribonucleotide mutase yields MGSDSDWPVMEAAAQALDEFEIPYEVDVVSAHRMPQEMIAYGERAAGRGLRTIIAGAGGAAHLPGMLAAVTPLPVIGVPVPLKHLDGLDSLLSIVQMPAGVPVATVSVGGARNAGLLAARILAAHDEDLLARMQDFQRELNEQATEKGRRLRAKTASGGAGFGFSSGK; encoded by the coding sequence ATGGGCTCGGACTCCGACTGGCCCGTCATGGAGGCGGCGGCGCAGGCACTCGACGAGTTCGAGATCCCCTACGAGGTCGACGTGGTCTCGGCGCACCGCATGCCCCAGGAGATGATCGCGTACGGGGAGCGGGCCGCCGGGCGCGGGCTCAGGACCATCATCGCGGGAGCGGGCGGTGCGGCACATCTGCCGGGCATGCTCGCGGCGGTCACCCCGCTGCCCGTGATCGGCGTCCCGGTGCCGTTGAAGCACCTGGACGGGCTCGACTCCCTGCTGTCCATCGTGCAGATGCCGGCCGGGGTGCCGGTCGCGACGGTCTCCGTCGGCGGCGCCCGCAACGCCGGCCTGCTGGCCGCCCGGATCCTCGCGGCGCACGACGAGGACCTGCTCGCCCGGATGCAGGATTTCCAGCGCGAGCTGAACGAGCAGGCCACCGAGAAGGGCAGGCGGCTGCGCGCCAAGACGGCGAGCGGCGGCGCGGGCTTCGGCTTCAGCTCAGGGAAGTGA
- a CDS encoding GtrA family protein, with translation MDQDDGTEHPRASVAGTLWGRVEGLVRELARFGAVGGAGLLVNLLVFNLVRSATDLQVVRASVIATVVAIAFNYVGFRYFAYRDRDKSGRTKELTLFLLFSAVGLVIENGLLYAATYWFGWDSPLQSNVFKFLGIGLATLFRFWSYRTWVFRTVRNETGPAPTPVGVGVEQDGHA, from the coding sequence ATGGACCAGGACGACGGCACGGAGCATCCGCGGGCATCGGTGGCCGGCACGCTGTGGGGGCGCGTGGAGGGGCTGGTGCGGGAGCTCGCCAGGTTCGGGGCCGTGGGCGGCGCAGGCCTGCTCGTCAACCTCCTCGTGTTCAACCTCGTACGCAGCGCGACGGACCTCCAGGTGGTGCGCGCCAGCGTCATCGCGACGGTGGTCGCCATCGCGTTCAACTACGTGGGCTTCCGCTACTTCGCCTACCGGGACCGCGACAAGAGCGGCCGCACGAAGGAGCTGACGCTCTTCCTGCTGTTCAGCGCGGTGGGCCTGGTGATCGAGAACGGGTTGCTGTACGCGGCCACGTACTGGTTCGGCTGGGACAGCCCGCTCCAGAGCAACGTCTTCAAGTTCCTCGGCATCGGCCTCGCGACGCTGTTCCGCTTCTGGTCGTACCGGACGTGGGTCTTCCGGACGGTCCGCAACGAGACGGGTCCGGCGCCGACGCCGGTGGGGGTCGGCGTGGAACAGGACGGCCACGCTTGA
- a CDS encoding ATP-binding protein, producing MRRRLINSTLAVVLVVIAVFGVSLVIVETRTISNSAHERVDSEAVRLVSIVNSRLLTDRQITGDILKDQVAERYAVIEIPGRDPIEIGSRPVGDVIRSDAQGDRGETVTVEEPESTVTEEVGRTLLIIGAVAALAVAAAVLLAVRQANRLTSPLTDLAETAERLGSGDPRPRHKRYAVPELDRVADVLDGSAERIARMLTAERRLAADASHQLRTPLTALSMRLEEITLTDDLDTVKEEATVALTQVERLTDVVERLLTNSRDPRAGNAVEFDLDEVIKQQIEEWRPAYRSAGRAIINSGKQHLRAVGTPGAVAQVLAALIENSLMHGGGTVALRTRVTGNQAVIEVTDQGPGVPTDLGARIFERTISGRNSTGIGLAVARDLAEADGGRLEMLQVRPPVFGLFLSRTPPLPRPAGGAPEQTVR from the coding sequence GTGCGCCGCCGTCTGATCAACTCCACGCTCGCCGTGGTGCTCGTCGTGATCGCCGTCTTCGGCGTCTCACTGGTGATCGTCGAAACCCGGACGATCAGCAACAGCGCCCATGAGCGCGTCGACTCCGAGGCGGTGCGCCTGGTCAGCATCGTCAACAGCCGGCTGCTCACCGACCGCCAGATCACCGGCGACATCCTCAAGGACCAGGTCGCCGAGCGCTATGCCGTGATCGAGATCCCCGGCCGGGACCCCATAGAGATCGGCAGCCGCCCCGTCGGCGACGTGATCAGGTCGGACGCCCAGGGCGACCGTGGCGAGACCGTCACCGTCGAGGAGCCGGAGTCCACGGTCACCGAGGAGGTCGGCAGGACGCTGCTGATCATCGGCGCGGTGGCCGCGCTGGCGGTCGCCGCGGCCGTGCTGCTGGCGGTCCGCCAGGCCAACCGCCTCACCTCCCCCCTCACCGACCTCGCCGAGACCGCCGAGCGCCTCGGCTCCGGCGACCCGAGGCCCCGGCACAAGCGGTACGCGGTGCCCGAGCTGGACCGCGTCGCCGACGTCCTGGACGGCTCCGCCGAGCGCATCGCCCGGATGCTCACCGCCGAGCGCCGGCTCGCCGCGGACGCCTCCCACCAGCTCCGCACCCCGCTCACCGCGCTCTCCATGCGCCTGGAGGAGATCACGCTCACCGACGACCTCGACACGGTCAAGGAGGAGGCGACGGTCGCGCTCACCCAGGTGGAGCGGCTCACGGACGTGGTGGAGCGGCTGCTCACCAACTCCCGGGACCCGCGTGCCGGGAACGCCGTCGAGTTCGACCTCGACGAGGTGATCAAGCAGCAGATAGAGGAGTGGCGCCCGGCCTACCGCAGCGCGGGGCGCGCCATCATCAACTCCGGCAAGCAGCACCTGCGGGCCGTGGGCACGCCCGGCGCGGTCGCCCAGGTGCTGGCCGCGCTGATCGAGAACTCGCTGATGCACGGCGGCGGCACGGTCGCGCTGCGCACCCGCGTCACCGGCAACCAGGCTGTGATCGAAGTCACGGACCAGGGTCCCGGGGTGCCCACGGACCTCGGCGCCCGGATCTTCGAGCGGACGATCAGCGGCCGCAACTCCACCGGCATCGGCCTCGCCGTCGCCCGCGATCTCGCCGAGGCGGACGGTGGGCGGCTGGAGATGCTCCAGGTCAGGCCGCCGGTTTTCGGACTGTTCCTGTCCCGGACACCACCGCTGCCGAGGCCTGCCGGGGGCGCGCCGGAACAGACGGTTCGGTAA
- a CDS encoding response regulator transcription factor → MTRVLLAEDDASISEPLARALRREGYEVEVREDGPTALDAGMQGQVDLVVLDLGLPGMDGLEVARRLRAEGHAVPILILTARADEVDTVVGLDAGADDYVTKPFRLAELLARVRALLRRGAAEPQQPPATHGVRIDVESHRAWMGEEELQLTAKEFDLLRVLVRDAGRVVTRDQLMREVWDTTWWSSTKTLDMHISWLRKKLGDDAANPRYIATVRGVGFRFEKS, encoded by the coding sequence ATGACCCGTGTACTGCTCGCCGAGGACGACGCGTCCATTTCGGAGCCCCTGGCCCGTGCCCTGCGCCGGGAGGGGTACGAGGTCGAGGTACGGGAGGACGGGCCCACCGCGCTGGACGCCGGCATGCAGGGGCAGGTCGACCTGGTCGTCCTGGATCTGGGCCTGCCCGGCATGGACGGCCTGGAGGTGGCCCGCAGGCTGCGCGCCGAAGGGCACGCGGTGCCCATCCTGATCCTCACCGCCCGTGCGGACGAGGTCGACACCGTGGTCGGGCTCGACGCGGGCGCCGACGACTACGTCACCAAGCCGTTCCGGCTGGCCGAGCTCCTCGCACGGGTCCGGGCCCTGCTGCGCCGCGGCGCCGCCGAGCCCCAGCAGCCGCCCGCGACCCACGGCGTGCGGATCGACGTCGAGTCGCACCGCGCCTGGATGGGCGAGGAGGAACTGCAACTCACCGCGAAGGAGTTCGACCTGCTCCGCGTGCTCGTGCGCGACGCCGGCCGGGTCGTCACCCGCGACCAGCTCATGCGCGAAGTCTGGGACACCACCTGGTGGTCGTCCACCAAGACCCTCGATATGCACATCTCCTGGCTCCGCAAGAAGCTCGGCGACGACGCCGCCAACCCCCGCTACATCGCCACCGTCCGCGGGGTCGGCTTCCGCTTCGAGAAGAGTTAG
- a CDS encoding peptide MFS transporter, which translates to MASSLTKDSSGIPGPEKTFFGHPRGLATLFMTEMWERFSFYGMRALLPLYLVSGGAAAAHGSQGGGLAMTAATATAIYSIYLAMVYLLAMPGGWFGDRVWGPRKTVAISASIIMLGHLTLALPGQATFFAGLALVAIGSGLLKANISTMVGHLYDGPDDPRRDGGFTVFYMGINLGAFAAPLVIGTVGQQVSWHLGFALAAVGMGLGLTQFLFGTRHLDARSALVPKPLSREERDAVLRKAGLWAAAAVVFYGAVVLAGAFTMNWALVPITLAGLLIPIAVLVRIKRDKELTAGEQSRMTGYIWFFAAAALFWMIYDQGGSTLAIFAADKTDTSVFGWSFPASWFQSVNPVMIMALAPVLAWVWLYLARRAKEPSTVTKFAAGLALVGLSFFLFMLPLSAADGGKVGPLWLVGIYLLQTVGELCLSPVGLSVTTKMAPAKYASQMLGVWFLAVTAGDCVTGLLSLAGVNLNTTGIVALEATVAAVVGVGVYTSRGRVRALMGSVH; encoded by the coding sequence ATGGCGTCCAGCCTGACGAAGGACTCGTCGGGGATCCCGGGCCCGGAGAAGACCTTCTTCGGCCACCCCCGCGGCCTGGCCACCCTGTTCATGACCGAGATGTGGGAGCGTTTCAGCTTCTACGGCATGCGGGCCCTGCTCCCGCTGTACCTCGTCTCGGGCGGCGCGGCCGCCGCCCACGGCTCGCAGGGCGGCGGTCTCGCGATGACCGCCGCCACGGCGACGGCGATCTACTCCATATACCTGGCGATGGTCTACCTGCTGGCGATGCCCGGCGGCTGGTTCGGCGACCGGGTCTGGGGCCCGCGCAAGACCGTCGCCATCTCGGCCTCGATCATCATGCTCGGCCACCTCACCCTGGCCCTGCCGGGCCAGGCGACGTTCTTCGCCGGGCTCGCGCTCGTCGCCATCGGTTCGGGGCTGCTGAAGGCCAACATCTCCACGATGGTCGGCCACCTCTACGACGGCCCGGACGACCCGCGCCGCGACGGCGGCTTCACCGTCTTCTACATGGGCATCAACCTGGGCGCCTTCGCCGCGCCGCTGGTGATCGGCACGGTCGGCCAGCAGGTGAGCTGGCATCTGGGCTTCGCGCTGGCGGCAGTGGGCATGGGCCTCGGCCTGACGCAGTTCCTGTTCGGCACCCGCCACCTGGACGCGCGCTCCGCCCTGGTCCCCAAGCCGCTCTCGCGCGAGGAGCGCGACGCGGTGCTGCGCAAGGCGGGGCTGTGGGCGGCCGCGGCCGTGGTCTTCTACGGCGCCGTGGTCCTCGCCGGGGCCTTCACCATGAACTGGGCGCTGGTGCCGATCACGCTGGCGGGCCTGCTGATCCCGATCGCGGTGCTCGTCCGCATCAAGCGGGACAAGGAGCTGACGGCCGGCGAGCAGTCGCGGATGACCGGGTACATCTGGTTCTTCGCGGCGGCGGCGCTGTTCTGGATGATCTACGACCAGGGCGGCTCCACGCTGGCCATCTTCGCCGCCGACAAGACGGACACGTCCGTCTTCGGCTGGTCCTTCCCGGCGTCCTGGTTCCAGTCGGTGAACCCGGTCATGATCATGGCGCTGGCGCCGGTGCTCGCCTGGGTCTGGCTGTACCTGGCGCGCCGGGCGAAGGAGCCCAGCACGGTGACGAAGTTCGCCGCCGGCCTGGCGCTGGTGGGGCTGTCGTTCTTCCTGTTCATGCTGCCGCTGTCGGCGGCGGACGGCGGCAAGGTCGGCCCGCTCTGGCTGGTGGGGATCTACCTGCTCCAGACGGTCGGCGAGCTGTGCCTGTCGCCGGTCGGCCTGTCGGTGACCACGAAGATGGCGCCGGCCAAGTACGCGTCGCAGATGCTGGGGGTGTGGTTCCTCGCCGTCACCGCGGGCGACTGCGTCACGGGCCTGCTCTCGCTGGCGGGCGTCAACCTCAACACCACCGGCATCGTGGCGCTGGAGGCCACGGTCGCGGCCGTCGTCGGCGTCGGCGTCTACACCTCCCGGGGCAGGGTCCGGGCGCTGATGGGCAGCGTGCACTGA
- a CDS encoding ATP-binding protein, with the protein MSTTRPGSGDSGPEPGAEGATASRHTYSAPGAAVPTDPGPAASAPSSAAGIVDTPDAGDRLDARGRRTRRLSFRDATGIVPLARDFTRQALRAWGWLPASGADQRAAAEDVLLVVSELVTNACLHAEGPEELWLGCDRKVLRIEVSDRGAGQPAPRTPHRAGRPGGHGMFIVQRLCLDWGVIRTPGLPGKTVWAELGSP; encoded by the coding sequence ATGAGCACCACCCGCCCGGGCTCGGGCGACAGCGGCCCGGAGCCGGGCGCCGAGGGCGCCACCGCGTCCCGGCACACCTACTCCGCGCCCGGTGCCGCCGTTCCCACCGACCCCGGCCCGGCCGCCTCCGCGCCGAGCAGCGCCGCGGGCATCGTCGACACGCCCGACGCCGGGGACCGGCTGGACGCCCGAGGGCGCCGCACCCGCCGCCTCAGCTTCCGTGATGCCACCGGCATCGTCCCGCTGGCCAGGGACTTCACCCGGCAGGCCCTGCGCGCCTGGGGGTGGCTTCCGGCATCCGGTGCCGACCAGCGCGCCGCCGCCGAGGACGTGCTGCTGGTCGTCTCCGAACTGGTCACCAACGCCTGCCTGCACGCCGAGGGCCCCGAGGAACTGTGGCTCGGCTGCGACCGCAAAGTACTGCGCATCGAGGTGTCCGACCGCGGCGCCGGCCAGCCCGCCCCGCGCACCCCGCACCGCGCGGGGCGCCCCGGCGGCCACGGCATGTTCATCGTGCAGCGCCTCTGCCTGGACTGGGGGGTCATCCGCACGCCCGGACTGCCGGGCAAGACCGTCTGGGCGGAACTCGGCTCCCCTTAG
- a CDS encoding STAS domain-containing protein, translated as MDRGTVGSTRKGRLHVEVREQGSTAVVTPVGELDHATADVLREPLEACLDNGCTRVVVDCSGLEFCDSTGLNVLLGARLKAEAEGGAVHLAGMQPVVARVFEITGAEAVFTVHPTLDAALAE; from the coding sequence ATGGACCGCGGGACGGTCGGCAGTACGCGCAAGGGCCGGCTGCACGTCGAGGTACGCGAACAGGGCTCCACCGCAGTGGTGACCCCGGTGGGAGAGCTGGATCACGCCACCGCGGACGTGCTGCGCGAGCCGCTGGAGGCGTGCCTCGACAACGGTTGCACACGGGTGGTGGTCGACTGCTCCGGCCTGGAGTTCTGCGACTCCACCGGCCTCAACGTGCTGCTCGGGGCCCGCCTGAAGGCGGAGGCCGAGGGCGGCGCGGTCCACCTGGCCGGAATGCAGCCGGTGGTGGCCCGGGTCTTCGAGATCACCGGTGCCGAGGCCGTCTTCACCGTGCACCCCACGCTCGATGCGGCTCTCGCGGAGTGA